From Rhopalosiphum padi isolate XX-2018 chromosome 2, ASM2088224v1, whole genome shotgun sequence:
TTTGTTTAACTGAATATTACTTaccgaaatatattttatacacttaatGGATCATCTCGAGTCTCGACTACTGGCTATCACATTCGTCAGCTATCGAGGTcccattataatacatatcaatTTACGACAAATACGGTTTCGTGGAAAACCTACGATTAACGatttaatatagataagtaCCTAGCAATAAtcgttattgtatattatttgtagtgtATATTAATCGTGTTTAatagttgatttaaattttaatattggcaCGCAAATTattcatacttttatattttaaaataacacgatacaataatgtttaatatattatacgcaataaAACCTAATGTTAACAGCTGTACGGTAATCATCATAGAAAGTAATTGTGGAAATCAGCTATAACTCATAATTTATTGAATGAAAATGTCAATAAAGAATTTAATGttgttttcagttttttttttgttttatgtaagtACGTATGACTAGCACTTTCACAAATTGCAATGGTACAGGgcaaaatacattatttgttttgaGCTTAgctaaatcattatttaaaaatcaatataaaatattattcatcgaacttaaaaaacaatgaaataattattagataaaatccatttttctattttttaaatgaatccaTACATGTAtttgactaatattatttacccgATTAGTTGCTTTTTAAAATCATAGATAATTAGTATTTccaattactaattactatataatatattaaatatttgcatcTATCCTAGGGAGTCACattttgttgatattaaaatacagtTAAACTTATTTCTGAAGTGATACAGATATgtcagaaatatttatataccctATAATTACGTtagattttacaaaataaacaatcaatTCTATTGTGTTTAGAAATATATCTCATAATTAATaaaggatttttaattttaatgtgtacaatatttgaagtgtttaataaattataataatattgtaataactaaacttataactaatttatagtcACACATGAGTtatgacattaaaaataataatatttaccacaTAGTGATCGATGATATTGTATCTTTGAAGTACCTACTAcagtaaaatgaatatattaatatattatgtacacaataatattacgtattagtattatacttaTCATACTGAATCATAACTTCATAACTCATAAGGTATTAACATGCGTATAGATTATTATGAGTATACGGAAAATTCTATctataagaacataatataccaaagttttattagttttgatTCTAAAATGGTTTTAGATTTAATTCAaccaataataggtattaatataaatatattgttttattactgTTACGCACGAAGACAAAATACatctaaatacttaattttagtgttttattaaCCTTGATCAAAATGTATGTGCCTGCCTAAACCTTAATAAATTACGAAAGTTATTGTttcgattattttaatgtatggactattattttaaaaataaatactctatGAAAAATTGATGAACAATTTTCTCCCGTTAGAAATATAttgacgtcatattatattgattggcTGTGTTGAAAAATTGTGTcacaaaaaatatgataaacagtatttgaaactaaaatacgaatcgttatttttataaattcggtGACTAGctcgataatattatgtacaacaaaGAAAAAATTACGAGAAAAAATGATGAAGAGCGCATGTATAACACAATATTTgcatataaatgataatacaatgatttatttggaatttataATGCACATTACGTATACCGACATGTACAAGCCATTGGTGGTATATCCTACTTGTGCATAACAACGATTGATatagtttagtttttatatcGATTGTTAATCTTTTATCTGCGAATCATAAAATTCTGcaatgcaaatattataatagataatattataaccaaacggcaatgttattataataatgatcttGGCGTAACTAGATAGTAGAAAGCTGTTCCCGTGAAATTGGAAACAATATTACTTTATGtctttatgaaataatataatattatgcactgaAGTATAATAATGAGATGAATGTTCTATTCTCTCTCAGATCGCCACAGAAACCTAATAAAAATCGGCCTCGATTAGTATTTCAGATAAATAATATGCatcttaatacaatataatattattttaagaacgtTGTTGATAAATTgcaatgttttgaaatattacgaCGGCCACGTCCGAGACAATAAAACGGCAATTATCTGCacctattattttactaaaacatattataagattttgTAATTTCGTGCACTTCAAAAACACGTTGTCTGATATTCCTCGCAGTTTTCTAAATGCGTGAGCCAATTTCGCTGAACTAGAACTACGTACGAATTCTGCTAATGTCATgaaattattatgcaatattgtattatattttttgaaaaaaaataataaataattatatgcactTAACGGATAATATgaccatgataataatattaatgataatcattataaaaattaactaaatgcGTTCGctcaaaaattaatgtttagtggaaataaaatttttaacgttacacaataatgttatatatttcgaTTGACGTGTCCAGATAAATACCACAGTAGACGCCGCTCACAAGACTGACGGATAAAGCAGGTTTAATCACTTATTAAACTCAAatttcgtaaataaaaaaaagggtaAAAAGAGTtgacattttttgtaaaatttttaaataaattagttttgaaaAGTTATTTGTATTGTAATGGTTTCAATTCTTATCTTATCACAGTATCGCACTTCGTGTTTATCGCAATAGTTTTCATTGTAGTGTAAGATTTACTTACACGACCGATTACCTGGCCCAATCAATCACGAGTACATACCGCAATTGTATGAGGaatcttatttatattacattttcaaaacttagatataaaaaaaatactttttctgaatttctaactacaaaatagttagCATATTTTGCGATTtgatcaaatgtttttttagtgtaaataaGAAAcgataatacaaacatttggtaaaaatgtcaaatatctatgattattatattattatattttttttaaataaaataaattttgtggAAAAATTTGACTTgcgtaaatattttgtttttccttaattttttttatgttttaaatttttgcttTTAGGAAATTTTATTTCCACCCCTCCCCACCACTAAGTTACCAACTATatccaattttctatcagaaattcgcccttatttttgaaaatggaaGGATTTTTACTGTCCCGATTTGTctgtgtttactgtttacagatataaaaaataataacagatcattgtaaaataaacattacatttattaatatattaatgtaatatccCTACGTGATTACGGAAAGGGATTTTTTGAACAGTGTTTTTTGAAATCAGGATTCTGAGTGTGCAGCGATAAATATAATCATCATGTTAGGCTATATAATTTAACGTATTCGgacagatttaatttttaaacgtataatatgattgtatatgatattattcaaaaatacgtGTATTTATACTTGTGTGTAAATGTATTGttagaaaatgttatattgAAGTGTGGACGTCAACGCCGCCGCACAATGCctgtataagataatatataatataaagatatgtAAATGCATTATCTAAACGACATTCACTTGACAGTTTGCGTTCTTGTTTGTTCATAAGTCCCATTTAAATGAGTATATAACCTCaaattatcacataatattttaataggcaTACACAcgataaagtaggtatataaatgataaaggTATCTATCATAGAGAGGCGTTTAGATGATTGATTATAAGTGAAGTTTGGATTTTtggttatcaaaatataatttatacgattcTAATATTCTGtacaaatacttttataatattttttaaattattatatttaaaggtacgttcttatttataatttttccttaaaataataaagttttaataaatatacatatacgttttagtaggtaaataatcattttaataaaataataaaatattttttttttttgtaactaataaaaaactaaatatttaaatgtctgtCTGTGTTATGTGGTGTCATATTTATATTGGTTAAAATGTTTCTGTATAACGAATCACTTAGATACTAGAACGTTCtcaattataaagaaaaataaaatcactaaaatactgtagttaaatttactatagtaagtataattatttaataggttaaatatctgaaacagtataatattataatataaatataatgtactgaTGTTAGTGGAAAATGACTATTCATAGTTGGCGAGAAGTTATTCGGAACTTGCTCACTGTTTTCTCTTGTTGAAACCATATTATGTATTCCTCACAAACTCGACAAAATATTGTGTCACCTTCAGTAGTAAATGTTGagaaatgtttaataaacaattatatttattgagctAACTAAGTTTTAAAACTAGTATGtaattttggtatttaaaaataatattggctTAGGCAAACTAACGTGAAAATTGTGTACTTACATTACGTAGGATGCCTAAAACTTTGTAGTTATGTTTTaagataacaaaatttaaacctACCTTCTTCGCATATTCTTAATCAGTTAAGATTAATCAGTTTTATCAAGTGATATAATAACATCATCGTTTATCCCGAAATTACTTCAATTAAATCGAAATatctattttgtttgttttaccgTTGATTCTACACTCATATATAGTTGTAAAAGTGGATACGGGTTATTAAAGAGTGATAATAATTTTCCGATGAAAACCCAAGCATAATCTTAAACAGCTACTTACATTTCTGAAAACATATTGGGGATGTGGTAAAAAATcttaagaaataaattacaattaggCTTTACCGAGAAACACTCATCAAAATTTAATGATTCATTTAAGCTcaattataattaggtttttCTTAGAATATTTGAATCACTTATTTGAAGTTCATATTCTAAAaccgatattaattttattgagctTTTTAAATCGCTTTCTTACATTTAAACCCTTTACATTCAATATGGTTATTGATAACTActgcaattatatataaatcactCCAATCTTAGCTTCTAGATGTAAATTAGctgatataacttttatttttaaacgaattaatgttaaaattgatgttattgatttattaaattttatttcttttaatattctaacttagattttaataatCTGTATACATCCGTGTTTTGTATACCAACAAACATCACAAAGTATTTGAAAAACTTTCGTATTACTTAAACTATAGATCTATTTGATAAACTCTCAAATTTTGGATATATAGTTTTCATCCATaggagaaattttaaatttaaatttaaataatgatatttaataatgagtATGCAAgactactttattataatattaattattatatacttatataatataatgtttatgtattttacgtaatttttatgaatttagaaAAACTATTCTAATTTCTTACCCGAAATGTATTATTAGGTTTCAGCCcgttttattcattaattatttgaataatttaataattattacatttttttaaataacgatatattatgcaaaataaatgtttatcgttataaattattaattatatgtatttctaactcttgttcaaaattttaattctaataaaatatataatatcctaaAAATCCAAcctctatataaataatgagcCACATCAATacgttaaactaaaaatatgggaaagtaaattatttaattattttagttagttaAATCATAAGTTAATAAGAATTTATTcaattcttgaaaaatattaacttaactgaatttttttttttttttttttaagtttgtgaGTCTACACAGGCTGCATCAATCGGCCTACgataaacaacatattatattattatatagatagaagCATCATCGTTTTTCTAAAATGTGGTAAATCGAACGAATTACATTACCTATTCCGTGTAATATAACATGCTATTTTTCCCATTTTTTATGGTATAATACAGCTGAGTATTTAGCCAATTATCGCAATTATCGTTTCTTCTCATATCGCTCTCTATCAGCCTTTGCATCTCTTCTGGGTTTTCTGCttctatcaaatttaaattcagatCCTTATTACTTAGTAGCAGCCAGCAGGTATATAAAAGAGTAAAAGACCACTTCTATTGGGAAAAAGTATAGTAGCtcactttgtataatattatcatagtcaTCATCTGTCCGTAGTAaactaaattattgatataatacaatagtgCATCAGCTATGTTTACTAGGTCCTTGAAATTTTCGTATcagaaagatataatatattaatgacaatttgtaataaatcattagataaaatacaaaaaccacTTGCATTTAAACATGGGCTAACGTTAATTAAGTTAAGGtgtaaaaaatgcataatatctaCTTAGCTACAGTTATGCGTTAAAAtgattaaacttataaaatcaaatatttatgtaaaccgcggtttaaaaatattatacgcattattaCACAATTGATATGTAAAACGACCTTCATTCGCTGaaagttttatgattttttcgtGCTGGGAActaattaatgcatttaaatgagtgtttaattatgtgatgcataatatttaatgaaaactttGTGTTTAATctgtaaatgaaaaatttgaaaaaaaaatattaattagaaattcagttGTAGTAAGAATATGAGGAGAACTTTAAATTagagtattttttcaaaacattaaatattcagGGTATGAGTCAAAAGgaatctaatttataatattaaattcatcacAGGCacgtaaacaaaatatatgtcggggggggggggtgaacaCCAAACCCATGTGTAAACGTGCCTGATTCATCATATATTTGTATCTAActctttatttataaatattatggtttaatatatgtacacaaaaaaaaaaaaagaaaatgttaaaattggtAAACTTGTTTGGCCTTGTTTGTTATACAAATTTCTTATATTCAACTCATAAAaccttacaataaaaattacttatttaagtttctcaaatttttttaactaaattttataaaaattacaatatattattatgttatctataaattaacAGATTTAGTCGAATAGAATAAAGGATTGTAAAAActaaatgtatactttttaaatctGCGTGTCGCATGTTTTACAGttctattttaaagttattgtattttgaGCTTAATCGTTTTTATCTACAAGCATAAAAAGGTCATATCTAATAATAACCCTACATTGCACATTGTATCACCTGTGATACAACTAAAACATATAGTGATTACTGCTATTTATCAACAGTTAATATGTTGGTAGTTGTCttgttatctttattatatatttctagagattatattatctatacttttTAACCGCCAAATTGAATGATACCacgatttttgataaaattagtcAGTGATAAAAATTCTAGAAcagtgatttttaaaaatcatatatttttggtttacaATGTTATtgaatgcttaaaaaatatttataaattgtgtataacATCTGTATTTAACGTTTTTGTTGTTGAAACCCAAATTAGTAGTAAGTATACAGTTATTTTTggatgtttttaaatgtatcaccTGTGATACACTGTGCAGTAATGACATACTTCTACTtacatatttacctatatttttataattgtattatttatattttacaatattattttatttagaaatgagAGTATTAAAAAAAGGCTTAACTGATGAGGAATTAGTTGAACTGTTAGATTGGAATATTAGTGATGATGACCAAGATGGGTCTGATATAGAAGATTTAGATGACTTaagtaaatgatttattttgtattatatttatttaatttaactttaattttaattggtgttaatttaaattatttagatgatATTGTTGAATTGTTTGATAATGATGAAattcctttaataataaataatgacaatgAAGTTACAAATGACTTAGATATTCTCAATTTACCAGTAGATTTTGGTGAAACCCAGCTAGATTTTACTGAAAGGTCAGAAAGTACTTATAACTTACCTACTGAAAATCAACCAAATAATGTAACCATACAAAGTAGATCTAAAGATGAAcagaaacttttaaaaaataaattatcaaaattaaattggaaAGAAGCAAATTTCTGTCCTGAACCATTTAATTATGTTACTTATATGataagtatattgttttttttaaggatgttatttatataaaaagtttattgttttattttaatttgtatttgattgaataaatttcatttttttcatttaacatgtatttttatagccaaacacattatattaaaatattggtatatatagtatttttcaaGTCTAAGCTGCACAGTGTATCATgtatgatacatttaaaaaagatggattcctgtattcaaattttataattagaagttaaaaatatttttttggagttatttgactcatattacatcagaaaaatattttttcaagtcAAAATTTGgatgtaaatattaatgtgtGCATTGTAGGGATAAGAATCAAACTTTATACCAGTATGATGTTAAACGTAATTAATAatgacatgaaaaaaaaattaatctgttgttaaataattgtgatacttaactgataatattacaactatattactatataaatttaaaattaatatatcaatgactgacaaaatgatataaaaatacagtttaaaccaattaataatttactttatgatttattaatttattgttaattttttttaagatcataggtacattgatattttattatattcagccAGTAGTATTCGACAGACAACCTTTTAACCTCCGTCAAATAAAGATAAGTTATAATGGTTTAAACAAGGCgccacattaaaattaaatcatgaaaaataactttactatcaattattcatagtttcaaaaatacattcaattttaataatttaatataacgttatattgcaatattttaacatttttaacggtATGTATAGAAAACGGTCAGCATTAGAGAAGAAATTTATTTAGGATTATAATCGATATCGTTcgtgcttatatatataaatataacacaccgtattatcaaaaaaatataatataatatttaatattcgaaaaatatattcattcgaAAATATTTGCGGGTAGTCAACTGCGCCGCAAttagtataacattttaaatgatttctGTGTTCTAATAAAATAGCACATTTACACAATCatacaaatacacacacacacacacacacacatttatatagatAACATGGTGTGTATGataccatataatatgttattaaaatgtccCATcacttattgtaaaatatataatattatatactgttctTTTACCAAACAATAAGACCTAAATTATACgactatttgaataattaataaataattataaataattaatgatagaaatttataattcaaccttttataagcataaattagatttagaaatttaatttttctcagATTTTCATttcaatcaaatatatatttttaatatttttactttgagTGTTTACTTTTGAGTATTTTGAACCAACGACGCTGTGAGAACTGCTTTCGCATTGCCAATTGAgtttaattatacctaaaaaataCTTGAACTGCAATAACAAGAATTTTGACctctatttcaatataaaatttctgaagttatatcttataaaaatttatcgAGAAAATGACAGAAAATAGGTAA
This genomic window contains:
- the LOC132923105 gene encoding uncharacterized protein LOC132923105; translation: MRVLKKGLTDEELVELLDWNISDDDQDGSDIEDLDDLNDIVELFDNDEIPLIINNDNEVTNDLDILNLPVDFGETQLDFTERSESTYNLPTENQPNNVTIQSRSKDEQKLLKNKLSKLNWKEANFCPEPFNYVTYMISILFFLRMLFI